The Gammaproteobacteria bacterium genome contains the following window.
AGATAAGCACTCATTTTTTATAAATATCCTTTTCGAAAAGCTAACAACGCAAAGGGTAAGATAAAAAAAACAATTAACCGGCCATTATCTTGCCAAAAATAACCTTTTTCTTTGGTTTTTTTTGTGGGAGTAATAAGACTATTTACACTCGTTTTAGCTAATATATTTTCAACATCACGATTATTTGGGGTTAGATAGATAACTTTCCCGCCACCGGCTGCAGCAAGTTTTTGCATCTGCGGATCAACGACCGATTTTTGCGAAAGATCTAAAATATATAAACGATAGCCTTCTGCATAAAGAGTGCTTGCAATATTTTTAGCCGCACCGTAATGGGTAATTTTATCCGTAATTAAAACAATTGAGCCGTTATTTAGGCCAGCTTGCTTGAATAATTTTCCTGCTTGCTTCAACCCTACTGTCGTATCATCATTGAAGGTAGGCATGATACTTGGATCAAGAGAAGGTACAAAATTGGCAACGGTATGCGCATCATCTGTTAAAGGTGAAATTGTATGGGCTTCATCTGTATACACCACTAACCCTGTCAGACCTTCTTTTTGTTTGTTTAAAAAATCAAGCATTTTAAAACGAGCTCGATCAATTTTTTTAATAGAGCCGGTTGTATCAGCCATAGAAGGAGAAAGATTTAACACTAATATTCTTCCCACCATGGCCTGGTAAATAGGCTGGGTTTGCTTTTGCCAACTCGGTCCAGCAAGCGCGATAATAGTGAGCATACTTGCAGCGATTAATAATACTATAGGCAGTTTTAGATTATGCTTCGGCTTGACAAGCAAATGGGCAAGCAAATGTTCATCACAGATAGACCGCCAATTATCAACCAATGAGACTTTTGATAATTGCCAGCATAAAATAAGCATAGGAATGATGGCTAAGAACCAATAGGGTCTTAAAAAATGCAATTCCATGATTAATTGCCACCTCTTGGTAATGACTTATATATCACATACATTACTAATAAAAATGCTAAACCCAATGGCCAATAATACAAAGGTGTCTTGGGACGAAATACTTCTTTTTCCCCCATGCGCGCTTCGATTTTATTAAGCTGCTCATAAACCGTCATTAGCTCTTCGGGATCTTTAGCTCGAAAATACATTCCCTTAGTTACACTAGCGATTTCTTTTAAAGTGTCTTCATCCAATTCATATTCTCCGCTCAATATCTGCGGACCTAATAATGATGGCACTACAATTTGGTTTGAACCCAAACCGACGGTGTATATTCGAATGCCATATTTGGCTGCAATTTTTGCTGCTTCTAATGGAGTGACGCTGCCTTCATTGTTGACACCGTCTGTCAGTAGAATGAGTACTTTATTGTCATTGGGGTAATTTTTTAAATGTTTTATAGACATTCCAATGGCATCACCAATCGCTGTTTGGGTCCCTGCTAAGCCCACCGTTGCGTCCAGCAACATATGTCTTACTGTTTCCAGATCAAAGGTTAACGGTGTTTGTAAATAGGCCTTCGTACCAAATAAAACAAGCCCCATACGATCCCCGGAGCGATCATTAATAAAGTGCTCAGCGACATTTTTAACCACAGTTAAACGATCGGTGGGTTGATTATTTACCTGCATATCAGGAATTTGCATACTTCCTGAAATATCAATTGCTAGCAATATATCTCTTCCTGCGCGGGGCAAATGTATTGCTTTGCCCTCCCATTCTGGTCCTGCTGCCGCAATCAACAATAACAACCATACAAAATAAGCCAAATTAAGCTGCTTAAATTCTAATTTTTTAGTTTCATTTTTCTTGAGAGTTTGTAAATAGGAAAAGAAAGGCACCTTCAAACCCGCATCATATTGTGTCAATACAGGTTTAATAACTTGACGAATTATCCACGGAAGTGGCAATAAAACCAGCCACCAAAGATTATCAAAACTCATCATAAATTCTTTTTCACCCAATTTTTTATTAAATGAAAAAGTTGCTCCGGCAGTGGCTCAGCCTTTCCCTGGTAGGGATAAATGACCAGCAACCTTCCTGCACCTTGAGAAAATTCAGTTGTTAACGAGGTTTTATCCAAGAAACGTAGCCACTCTTCTCCATACAACCCTGCCACCTCACGTCGAGGATAAATAGCTAACGCAACGCGTTTCAACAACATAGATAATTCTTCCGCAATATTCTGTTGAGAATCTTGTTGTACCTGTAATTGTTCTAGGCGATGCAGCACAATTTTCTTAAGACGCCGTTTCTGCATTGTCTTTAACCACCAATAGCAAATAACCGCCATGATGATTAACAAAAATCCAAATACATAATACCAACCCACGGCTAAGGGCCAGATTGGAACCGGTGGTGGGTAGTGTATATCGCGTAATTGATGAATAAGATCTGCCGCCATATTACAACTTCCGATTAAGTAGTTGCCGAGTCACTTTGACAAAATCATCACTGGTGCAAAGTTCTGTGAGTTGCATGCGGTTTGCAAAACAAAATTTCTTTAATGCACTCAAACGCTCAGTAAAGAATTCCGCATACTGATCACAAGAAGCGAGATCGTGGGTATTTAATAAAAGACTTTCGGGTTGTACATTATTGTGAAACAAATAACGACCCTTATTCGGCGCAGCTTTTTCGAGTGGATCGTAAATGAAAATATTATTAACTTCATTTTTCTGAGCAAGTTGTTGAAGTTCTGTTTTCAGTGCGTCATCAAACGAATAAAAATCACTCAGAAAATAAATTAGGCTCCCCGATTTGATGACTTTTTTTAACCTTTTAAATGCAAGCACATGATCGCATTTTTCTTTAAAGTGCGGCTTGGAAAAATCGACGAGATACTTGAGAAGTTCGATAAGAGAATGTTTGCGATGACACGGCAGCGTCACTTGAAAAGTATCTTTAATCAAAAGCGAACCTACTCTGTCACCATTTTTTAAGGAAGCCCACGCAATTAAAGTAGCAACTTGGGTAGCGATAATAGATTTAAATGCTACGCGTGTTCCAAAAAACATACTTGGGTTGAAATCTAAAATAAGATAAACAGGACGTTCTCGTTCTTGCTGATAGATTTTGGTATGAGGTTTGCCTGTTCTCGCAGTGACTGCCCAATTAATGGTTCGAATATCATCACCCGGTTGGTAAATACGCGTTTCCACAAAATCCATTCCACGCCCTCTAAATGCAGACTGGAAATTGCCCTGTTGTGAATTTGTTGAAACACGTTGCTGAGGCAAGCTCACTTTATTTGCTAAATATCGAAGTGCTAACAACTCATCGAGAGTGATCGTCACGCCTTGCATAAAATGTACACTATGGTATTGCAATTCTGTTAAGTAACTCAGTAACGAATCGATCTGGACTGATTCCTTCTGCCTCCGCTTCGAACGTCAATAAAACGCGATGTCTGAGTACTTCGTGCGCCACGGCATGAATATCTTCAGGCGCCACATAGTCTCTGTCATTAAGCCACGCATGCGCGCGCGCGCATCGATCTAAATAAATGGTGGCACGAGGACTGGCACCAAAACGTAACCATTTAACCAGCTCAGCTCCATAAGGTTTAGGATTTCGTGTCGCAATGACAAGCTGCACCAAATATTCTTCTAGTGCAGCACTAAAATGTAATGCCATAATTTCTTTTCTAGCATTAAAAATAGTTTCTTGGGAAATAAATTTAGGCGTGGATGGAACCGTTTGCAGGTTATTTCTAGCTAACTGCAAAATTTGTTTTTCGGTGTCCGCAGAGGGATAAGAAACACGCACGAACATTAAGAATCGATCGAGCTGGGCTTCTGGCAAAGGATAGGTGCCTTCTTGCTCGATTGGATTTTGGGTGGCCATCACTAAAAACAGTTCGGGCAAAGGATACGTTAAACGTCCAATACTTACCTGCCGTTCTCCCATTGCTTCTAATAATGCAGATTGCACTTTGGCTGGAGCTCTATTGATTTCATCGGCGAGTATTAGATTATGAAAGATGGGGCCATGTTGAAAATGAAATGTTCCTTCTTGAGGACGATAAATTTCAGTACCCGTGACATCTGAAGGCAACAAGTCAGGCGTAAATTGAATACGATGGAAATCCCCTTCAATACAAGCAGCTAATTCTTTGATAGCAGTTGTTTTGGCAAGCCCGGGAGCGCCCTCAACTAATAAGTGGCCATCTGCGATTAACGCAATAAGTAATCTAGTCACTAGATTTTCTTGACCCAGAATTCGTGATTGCAGATGCATTTTCAAATTCTTGAAATGCGCTTGATTCGAGCTGCCAGCAATCTCTAACATTTCGCTCTCCCTTCTTCAAAACGAAAAAATAACATACCAGTTCAGCCTGTAATGCGAACGTCTCTTTTGGCCGAATAGTTACAAAATAACGTTTAATTATTCAAAACGCAATTAAGCATTATAGCCAAGTTAAGGTCACTTACCAGGTGTATTACCCCATACTATTTTATGTAGTTGTATTTGAAAACGAACCGGTAAATTATCTTCGATAATCCAATCCGCTAAATGGTGGTAATCTAGCTGTTCATAGGCAGGGGAAAACAATATTTCGCAGCGATGGCTAAGAGATTTGGTAATAAGTAATTCTTTTGCCCATTCATAATCTGCTCGATCGCAGATTACAAATTTAATTTGATCAGTCTGTTTCAAGTGATCAATATTCGAGTATCTATTTTTAGCCACTTCCTTAGAACCCGGTGTTTTAATATCCATGACTATCACGGTCCTAGGATCAACTGCAGCAATATCCATAGCGCCACTCGTTTCCAGCGAAACTTCATATTGTCTATCGCATAACTTTTCCAGCAAGTCATGACAAGCGGGCTGTGCCAGAGGCTCGCCGCCTGTTACGGTAACATATTTAGGCTTATATCTTTCTGTCTCAAGAAGAATGTAATCGATTGACCTGCTTTTACCACCATGAAAGGCATAAGCGGTATCGCAATATCCACAGCGCAAAGGACACCCCGTAAGACGAATAAAAACAGTCGGTAATCCTACCGTCCGCGTCTCCCCTTGCAAGGAATAAAAAATTTCTGTAATTCGCAAATCCACTATTATCTCTGAATTAAGGTATCTACTCGGTCCGCTATGCGCAGACTTTAAAGCAAAATCTACCCAAGACGGCCTATCCTATGTCCATGGGGGCGAGCAGTTACTATTTAAGGTAACTACCCACATCTACCAGTGATTAGTTGGCTAGGACGTTCAATTTTGAGCGGAATTTAAATGATTTTTCACAAGAAAAGGCGGAGCATACATGAGTATGTGAGCAGTTTTCTTGTGAAAAACCATTTAAATTCCGCCAAAAGTGGACGTCTGCTTCTAGGGGCGAGCAGTTACTATTTAAGTTTGATTTCTTTGAGACGTAATGCTGCGATCTTAGCAGCAGTAGTTCCAGGGAATTGTTTTTGCACCTTAATTAAATTTTGTCTCGCCTTTGAATAGTTTCCTGCATCCATTGCGATTAATGCAGTTTTCAACATTGCATCACCCACTTTAGGATTATCAGGATAATTAGCGATAATTGTTTGAAACTCTTTATTTGCTAGTTCAGGTTTATTCTTAAGATAAAAAATTTCACCTAACCAATAATGCGCATTTACAGTGTAACTGCTGTTGGGATAATCTTTTATAAAATTTTGAAAATTAAGGGTGGCTTTTTCATAGTCTTTTTTGTTGAGCAAGCTAAATGCTGTTTCATATGTCTGTAATTCTTTGGTTTTATTATTTTCTGAGATAGGCGAAGCGGCTTCATCAGAATCAATCTTTGTGTTGTCTTGGGCACTAATACTTTTTTTGTCAGAAGGCGTACTCACCTCTTGTTTTGGCTTGGTAATCCTCTGATCCAAATCTTGATAGAAATTACGCACCTGTTCTTTCAACTGAGTAAGATCATGATTTTGCACTTCAATCTGACCGTGCAGTTGTTGTACGTCTTGCTGCATTTTCTCAAGTTTACTGGGGTAATTCATTTCAGTGAGGTTTGAAAGCTGACGCTCTAGGCGCACAACTCTTTGTTCCATTGTTTCATTTTGACGTGCTGGAGGTACATTGGGTTCACCTTGATCGACCTCCAATCCTTGATTAATTTGCATGTCTTGTTGCGAAGCGCGACTTAAATCAACCACGGGAGCCTGTGCAGCCAGAGCTGCACAGGGAATACCCATTAATAACACAAGCCATAGAAGAGTTCTTTTATGCTTCATAAATCTCTTTACTCAGTGCAATAAATTAAGTCCACGCGACGGTTACATTGATAAGAACTTTCATCTTCGCCACCTGCTGCTGGTTTTTCGGCGCCAAAGCTCACTATTGTAACCTGCCCTGAAGATACACCATATTGTTTCAATACATCTAAGACGGCACGGGCGCGTCTCTCACCTAGTGCGACATTATACTCTCGACTGCCGCGATCGTCAGTATTTCCTTCAAGTCGAATTTTCGTACTAGGATGTTTAATTAAATAATTAGCTTGCATCTGTAGTGAAGCCATTCCATCTTGTCGAACATCGTTACAATCAAAATCAAAGAAATAATGTTGTTCCGCTTTAGGCGCTAGTCGTCCCGGGCGACATTTACTACTCTCAGCATAACTGGATGAGTCTCCGCCCATTCCTTCGGTATAAGATTCACCTCCTGGCCCGCCGTGCATTCTTGTTGCATCTACTACACCCACATTGTTAGGTATTTTCTTATGCGTCGTACAAGCAGTTAAAGTTAAAGCCAAAAAACAAGCTAATGCAA
Protein-coding sequences here:
- a CDS encoding DUF4381 domain-containing protein; the encoded protein is MAADLIHQLRDIHYPPPVPIWPLAVGWYYVFGFLLIIMAVICYWWLKTMQKRRLKKIVLHRLEQLQVQQDSQQNIAEELSMLLKRVALAIYPRREVAGLYGEEWLRFLDKTSLTTEFSQGAGRLLVIYPYQGKAEPLPEQLFHLIKNWVKKNL
- the queE gene encoding 7-carboxy-7-deazaguanine synthase QueE, which encodes MIVDLRITEIFYSLQGETRTVGLPTVFIRLTGCPLRCGYCDTAYAFHGGKSRSIDYILLETERYKPKYVTVTGGEPLAQPACHDLLEKLCDRQYEVSLETSGAMDIAAVDPRTVIVMDIKTPGSKEVAKNRYSNIDHLKQTDQIKFVICDRADYEWAKELLITKSLSHRCEILFSPAYEQLDYHHLADWIIEDNLPVRFQIQLHKIVWGNTPGK
- a CDS encoding OmpA family protein: MRIKHWISVALACFLALTLTACTTHKKIPNNVGVVDATRMHGGPGGESYTEGMGGDSSSYAESSKCRPGRLAPKAEQHYFFDFDCNDVRQDGMASLQMQANYLIKHPSTKIRLEGNTDDRGSREYNVALGERRARAVLDVLKQYGVSSGQVTIVSFGAEKPAAGGEDESSYQCNRRVDLIYCTE
- a CDS encoding DUF58 domain-containing protein; translation: MQGVTITLDELLALRYLANKVSLPQQRVSTNSQQGNFQSAFRGRGMDFVETRIYQPGDDIRTINWAVTARTGKPHTKIYQQERERPVYLILDFNPSMFFGTRVAFKSIIATQVATLIAWASLKNGDRVGSLLIKDTFQVTLPCHRKHSLIELLKYLVDFSKPHFKEKCDHVLAFKRLKKVIKSGSLIYFLSDFYSFDDALKTELQQLAQKNEVNNIFIYDPLEKAAPNKGRYLFHNNVQPESLLLNTHDLASCDQYAEFFTERLSALKKFCFANRMQLTELCTSDDFVKVTRQLLNRKL
- a CDS encoding VWA domain-containing protein, which translates into the protein MELHFLRPYWFLAIIPMLILCWQLSKVSLVDNWRSICDEHLLAHLLVKPKHNLKLPIVLLIAASMLTIIALAGPSWQKQTQPIYQAMVGRILVLNLSPSMADTTGSIKKIDRARFKMLDFLNKQKEGLTGLVVYTDEAHTISPLTDDAHTVANFVPSLDPSIMPTFNDDTTVGLKQAGKLFKQAGLNNGSIVLITDKITHYGAAKNIASTLYAEGYRLYILDLSQKSVVDPQMQKLAAAGGGKVIYLTPNNRDVENILAKTSVNSLITPTKKTKEKGYFWQDNGRLIVFFILPFALLAFRKGYL
- a CDS encoding VWA domain-containing protein: MMSFDNLWWLVLLPLPWIIRQVIKPVLTQYDAGLKVPFFSYLQTLKKNETKKLEFKQLNLAYFVWLLLLIAAAGPEWEGKAIHLPRAGRDILLAIDISGSMQIPDMQVNNQPTDRLTVVKNVAEHFINDRSGDRMGLVLFGTKAYLQTPLTFDLETVRHMLLDATVGLAGTQTAIGDAIGMSIKHLKNYPNDNKVLILLTDGVNNEGSVTPLEAAKIAAKYGIRIYTVGLGSNQIVVPSLLGPQILSGEYELDEDTLKEIASVTKGMYFRAKDPEELMTVYEQLNKIEARMGEKEVFRPKTPLYYWPLGLAFLLVMYVIYKSLPRGGN
- the ybgF gene encoding tol-pal system protein YbgF, with protein sequence MKHKRTLLWLVLLMGIPCAALAAQAPVVDLSRASQQDMQINQGLEVDQGEPNVPPARQNETMEQRVVRLERQLSNLTEMNYPSKLEKMQQDVQQLHGQIEVQNHDLTQLKEQVRNFYQDLDQRITKPKQEVSTPSDKKSISAQDNTKIDSDEAASPISENNKTKELQTYETAFSLLNKKDYEKATLNFQNFIKDYPNSSYTVNAHYWLGEIFYLKNKPELANKEFQTIIANYPDNPKVGDAMLKTALIAMDAGNYSKARQNLIKVQKQFPGTTAAKIAALRLKEIKLK
- a CDS encoding MoxR family ATPase, translating into MLEIAGSSNQAHFKNLKMHLQSRILGQENLVTRLLIALIADGHLLVEGAPGLAKTTAIKELAACIEGDFHRIQFTPDLLPSDVTGTEIYRPQEGTFHFQHGPIFHNLILADEINRAPAKVQSALLEAMGERQVSIGRLTYPLPELFLVMATQNPIEQEGTYPLPEAQLDRFLMFVRVSYPSADTEKQILQLARNNLQTVPSTPKFISQETIFNARKEIMALHFSAALEEYLVQLVIATRNPKPYGAELVKWLRFGASPRATIYLDRCARAHAWLNDRDYVAPEDIHAVAHEVLRHRVLLTFEAEAEGISPDRFVTELLNRIAIP